The Haloarcula sp. H-GB4 genome contains a region encoding:
- a CDS encoding GrpB family protein, translated as MIGLERGTVELVPYQAEWKPLYEKEVAHLKAVAGERLLDFEHIGSTAIEGVPAKPIIDILAVVEDLKDVRGFVRVLEENGYEYRPDDDVHGRLFFAKGPRTNRTHYLSLTEWESDFYHEKIAFREYLREHPEVAEQYASVKRALAQKYPKTRDKYTAEKSDFIQDVLDRAMSE; from the coding sequence ATGATCGGATTAGAACGAGGGACAGTCGAACTTGTCCCGTATCAAGCGGAGTGGAAACCCCTCTATGAAAAGGAAGTTGCGCACCTGAAAGCCGTTGCAGGTGAGCGACTGCTTGATTTCGAACACATCGGTAGTACCGCGATCGAAGGAGTGCCAGCGAAACCGATCATTGACATACTCGCTGTTGTCGAAGACTTGAAAGATGTGAGGGGCTTTGTTCGAGTTCTCGAGGAGAACGGGTATGAGTACCGACCCGATGACGACGTACACGGCCGGCTATTCTTCGCTAAAGGGCCACGCACGAACCGGACACACTACCTCTCGCTCACGGAATGGGAGAGTGACTTCTATCACGAAAAAATCGCCTTCAGGGAGTACCTTAGAGAGCATCCGGAGGTCGCTGAACAATATGCGTCGGTAAAGCGGGCACTAGCGCAGAAGTACCCAAAAACGAGAGACAAATACACCGCTGAAAAGAGTGATTTTATCCAAGATGTACTTGATCGTGCAATGAGTGAGTAG
- a CDS encoding bifunctional UDP-sugar hydrolase/5'-nucleotidase yields MSVRLLHYSDIENACDDPVRMGRLAGTIQSIYGEDAVVAGTGDNTAPGVLAHYCEGRQAMPFFRAVSTDIGTLGNHDFDFGTDPILDVVSESPQEWIVANVFEGESEDECGVPFAGLDGTTVLHRDAQRVGFVGVIDPATPRIAPTGASELNVTSPVESVRTAVSELGHSVDHFVVLAHLRSDLETDVAAVDGVDAVLGGHVHRERHEIVDGTLIVRPGANGQVVWEVELFDGIRSPIATRHSTAEGPIDEFVADTTREQLAGVGLLETVATVDDPIHRDIDRRTCGESRVGNLVADAYRWAADTNVSFVHNGGLREGRPLSGEVTAGEVASVHPFGGTVEALHVTGKQLRALLEAAFRPHRGDGRLWHGDVSGMTVKYDSEAGRLIGVAVNGQNIEAGREYSLATNSYVVYSDDWPIPQEAPVDSFGLPFKAVADYAREEGLTVRVDGRLQDC; encoded by the coding sequence ATGTCGGTCCGGCTGCTTCACTACTCAGACATTGAGAACGCCTGTGACGATCCTGTGCGAATGGGTCGGCTTGCCGGAACCATCCAGTCGATATACGGGGAGGACGCAGTCGTCGCTGGCACCGGCGACAACACTGCACCGGGTGTCCTCGCCCACTACTGCGAAGGGCGTCAAGCGATGCCGTTTTTCCGGGCAGTGAGTACCGACATCGGGACGTTAGGAAACCACGATTTCGACTTTGGAACTGATCCTATTCTGGACGTGGTTTCGGAGAGTCCACAGGAGTGGATTGTCGCGAACGTCTTTGAAGGGGAGAGTGAGGACGAGTGTGGCGTTCCCTTCGCTGGGTTAGACGGAACGACAGTCCTGCACCGGGATGCCCAGCGAGTCGGATTCGTCGGCGTAATCGATCCTGCGACTCCCCGGATTGCGCCCACCGGCGCGTCAGAGCTGAACGTGACCAGTCCTGTCGAGAGCGTGCGGACAGCGGTCAGTGAACTCGGTCACAGTGTCGATCATTTCGTCGTTCTCGCACACTTGCGGAGCGACTTAGAGACCGACGTTGCGGCCGTTGACGGCGTCGATGCGGTCCTCGGTGGTCACGTCCACAGGGAACGCCACGAAATTGTCGACGGAACGCTGATCGTCCGCCCCGGAGCGAACGGGCAGGTGGTCTGGGAAGTCGAGCTCTTCGACGGTATTCGCTCGCCGATTGCCACCCGTCATTCGACAGCCGAGGGACCTATCGACGAGTTCGTGGCCGACACGACCCGCGAACAGTTGGCCGGTGTCGGCCTGCTGGAGACTGTTGCCACTGTTGATGACCCGATCCATCGAGATATCGACCGGCGAACCTGCGGCGAGAGTCGCGTCGGCAATCTCGTGGCCGACGCCTATCGCTGGGCGGCTGATACCAACGTTAGCTTCGTCCACAATGGCGGTCTTCGAGAGGGGCGACCCCTGTCTGGCGAGGTCACTGCTGGTGAGGTGGCCAGTGTACACCCCTTCGGCGGTACGGTAGAAGCCCTCCACGTCACGGGTAAACAGCTACGAGCCCTCTTGGAGGCGGCCTTCCGTCCCCACCGCGGAGACGGACGGCTCTGGCACGGTGACGTCAGCGGGATGACCGTCAAGTACGATTCTGAGGCTGGACGGCTAATCGGTGTGGCTGTCAACGGCCAGAATATCGAAGCCGGTCGAGAGTACAGCCTTGCCACCAATTCCTACGTCGTCTACAGCGATGACTGGCCAATTCCACAGGAGGCACCCGTCGATTCGTTCGGTCTTCCGTTCAAGGCCGTCGCGGACTACGCTCGCGAAGAAGGCCTCACTGTCCGGGTGGATGGACGACTGCAAGACTGCTGA